The stretch of DNA ATGTTTAAGGCTATTTTTTAATACTCTATTTTATTCGCCAATCAGTTTTCTATAATCGTCGGGCGAAAGCAAATCTTTGAGTTCGTCGGGGTTTTCCATTTTTACTTTAAATATCCAGCCCGCGCCGTAGGGGTCGGAGTTTATCGGGCTTGGGTCGTTTTTGAGCGCTTCATTAACTTCAATTATCTCGCCCGATACCGGTGAATACACATCGGCTACTGCTTTGACCGCTTCTATGGTTGCCGCAGCCTCCATAGCTTTGACTTTCCTGCCCACCTGGGGCAACTCGATGAACACCATGTCGCCGAGCTCGCTTTGGGCATAGTCGGTTATTCCAATAACTGCCGTGTCGCCCTCAACCCTTACCCATTCATGTTCTTTCGAGTAGTAAAGACCTTCCTT from bacterium encodes:
- the gcvH gene encoding glycine cleavage system protein GcvH — its product is MVKEGLYYSKEHEWVRVEGDTAVIGITDYAQSELGDMVFIELPQVGRKVKAMEAAATIEAVKAVADVYSPVSGEIIEVNEALKNDPSPINSDPYGAGWIFKVKMENPDELKDLLSPDDYRKLIGE